In Porphyromonas cangingivalis, a genomic segment contains:
- the purD gene encoding phosphoribosylamine--glycine ligase produces MNVLILGSGGREQALAWKISRSPLVQKTYIAPGNAGQLPGCENIAVSISDFGAVADVIRKHAIDMVVVGPEVPLVDGITDYLSAQEDLKALHIIGPSKAGAQLEGSKDFAKDFMARHNIPTAKHRTFTSATLEEAKAYLLTEERSPYVLKADGLAAGKGVLIIDSYEEACAAMEEMLGGKFGDAGNRVVVETFLSGIECSLFVLTDGHDYTLLPMAKDYKRIGEGDTGLNTGGMGAVSPVPFADEAFLKKVEERIVVPTIKGLEAEGIDYKGFVFIGLINVQGEPYVIEYNCRMGDPETEVVMLRIKGDLVPALLSLKEGTLHSHKLAEEDFHASTVVAVSGGYPEDFKKGFPISGIGADTDTSVVFHAGTKTGDDHVLTSGGRVLAVSAIGDTLSEALAKSYERLSGIHYEGIYYRRDIGQDVLK; encoded by the coding sequence ATGAATGTACTTATCCTCGGCAGTGGCGGACGAGAGCAAGCATTGGCTTGGAAGATCTCTCGTAGCCCCCTTGTCCAAAAGACTTATATCGCACCCGGTAATGCAGGGCAACTCCCGGGGTGTGAAAACATAGCTGTCTCCATCTCTGACTTCGGTGCTGTGGCGGATGTGATCCGCAAGCACGCTATTGATATGGTGGTTGTCGGACCCGAAGTTCCGTTGGTTGATGGTATCACCGATTACTTGTCTGCCCAAGAAGATCTCAAGGCGCTTCACATCATCGGCCCATCCAAGGCCGGGGCTCAGCTCGAGGGCAGCAAAGACTTTGCCAAGGACTTCATGGCTCGTCACAATATCCCCACGGCCAAGCACCGCACTTTCACCTCTGCGACACTCGAAGAGGCCAAGGCTTATCTCCTCACCGAAGAGCGTTCCCCCTATGTCCTCAAGGCCGATGGTCTTGCAGCCGGCAAGGGCGTCCTTATCATCGACAGTTATGAAGAAGCCTGTGCAGCCATGGAGGAGATGCTCGGAGGCAAGTTTGGAGATGCCGGCAATAGAGTCGTCGTCGAGACCTTCCTCTCCGGCATCGAGTGCTCTCTCTTCGTGCTGACCGACGGACACGACTATACCCTCCTTCCGATGGCCAAGGACTATAAGCGCATCGGCGAAGGCGATACCGGACTCAATACCGGAGGTATGGGGGCTGTCTCTCCTGTCCCCTTTGCGGACGAAGCATTTCTGAAGAAAGTAGAGGAGCGTATCGTCGTGCCTACGATCAAGGGATTGGAAGCCGAAGGTATCGACTACAAAGGCTTTGTCTTTATCGGACTCATCAATGTTCAGGGCGAGCCTTATGTCATCGAGTACAACTGTCGCATGGGAGATCCCGAGACAGAGGTCGTGATGTTGCGTATCAAGGGAGACCTTGTACCTGCACTCCTCAGTCTCAAAGAAGGCACTCTTCACTCCCATAAGTTGGCCGAAGAGGACTTCCACGCCTCCACTGTCGTGGCAGTCTCAGGAGGTTATCCCGAAGACTTCAAGAAAGGTTTTCCGATCTCCGGTATAGGGGCGGACACCGACACTTCTGTAGTCTTCCATGCCGGCACGAAGACAGGTGATGATCACGTGCTCACATCCGGGGGGCGTGTCCTCGCTGTTTCTGCTATCGGGGATACCCTTTCCGAAGCTCTTGCAAAGAGCTACGAAAGACTCTCCGGCATTCACTACGAAGGTATATACTATCGCAGAGACATCGGACAGGATGTCTTGAAGTGA
- a CDS encoding S9 family peptidase — protein sequence MKITSKRMLVAAALVFAVGVSSALAQEKKDLTLDDVIAGGKGYAEKAPRMLQVTSVTDLGAVVRKGNTYFLIDKAGKEHDLLSLDAWRAFAGADEKGLPSLSMNADNDVLVAESAKGLFVFDGRTKTFVQKYKFDHGKFATTDLTVKGKRIALMDGKNISILDAEGNMETLTTDGTDDVVYGTPAHRNEFNTDRGTLWSPSGRYLAYYRIDRTDVEAYPIVDMNAPIAKLVHYKYPMAGRNSERVSVHIYDTQTKTTQVVKSDWPSEAYFTNWAWSPDEKLFYIDEVARSQKEGRLVSYSPSTGERVGVVMTESHDKYVEPSAPLQFVPGRPHLFIRTSRVEGYNHIYLHNIQGKKVRQLTSGDWEVKALIGMDAKGKYVYYVSNEGYHMGQALWRVSTSGGKRECLTPGKGFHLTMISPDKSLVIDNFSNINTPGELSLITTTGKVKSRTLDTAKNLFEGYKVPTVELGTIKAADGKTDLYYKMTRPAKLEAGKKYPVVVYVYAGPHAQLVTDSWRSLRMTWDNYMAQQGYIVFTVDSRGSANRGMGFESVIHRQLGTPEMADQMKGVEFLKSLPYVDADRIGVHGWSFGGFMTTNLMLTHSDVFKVGVAGGPVMDWSFYEIMYGERYMDTPQDNPEGYAASNLISRAGDLKGRLLLIHGDIDPVVVWQHSLLFVKAAVTAGTMPDYMVYPGHEHNVRGGERVHLYKTITRYFTDHL from the coding sequence ATGAAAATTACCTCAAAACGTATGCTTGTTGCGGCAGCACTTGTGTTTGCTGTCGGTGTCTCTTCTGCTCTTGCTCAAGAGAAGAAGGACTTGACTCTCGATGACGTCATCGCCGGAGGGAAAGGCTATGCCGAAAAAGCCCCTCGAATGTTGCAGGTGACGAGTGTCACAGACCTTGGTGCAGTGGTGAGAAAGGGTAACACCTACTTCCTCATCGATAAGGCCGGTAAGGAGCACGACCTCCTCTCCCTCGATGCTTGGAGGGCTTTTGCCGGTGCCGACGAAAAGGGGCTACCATCCTTGAGCATGAATGCGGATAATGATGTCCTCGTGGCAGAGAGTGCAAAGGGGCTTTTTGTCTTCGATGGCCGCACAAAGACATTTGTACAGAAATATAAGTTTGACCATGGCAAGTTTGCCACAACGGATCTCACCGTAAAGGGTAAGCGTATCGCTCTCATGGATGGAAAAAACATTTCTATCCTTGATGCCGAAGGTAATATGGAGACCCTCACCACTGATGGTACGGATGATGTCGTCTATGGTACGCCGGCACACCGTAATGAGTTCAACACCGACAGGGGCACGCTTTGGTCTCCCTCAGGGCGTTATCTGGCGTACTATCGGATCGATCGTACAGACGTCGAGGCTTATCCCATCGTGGATATGAATGCCCCTATCGCAAAGCTTGTACATTACAAGTATCCTATGGCTGGACGCAACAGTGAGAGGGTGAGTGTGCATATCTATGATACCCAAACCAAGACAACACAGGTCGTCAAGAGCGACTGGCCAAGTGAGGCTTACTTCACCAACTGGGCTTGGTCTCCGGACGAAAAGCTCTTTTATATAGACGAAGTGGCAAGAAGTCAGAAAGAAGGTCGCCTTGTTTCTTATTCGCCTTCGACAGGAGAGAGGGTCGGAGTCGTCATGACCGAGTCGCACGATAAGTATGTGGAGCCTTCTGCTCCGCTTCAGTTTGTACCGGGGCGTCCCCACCTCTTCATACGTACGAGCCGTGTGGAGGGTTATAATCACATCTATCTCCACAACATACAAGGAAAGAAGGTGCGTCAGCTGACTTCGGGAGACTGGGAAGTAAAAGCACTCATCGGTATGGATGCCAAGGGCAAGTATGTCTATTATGTCTCAAACGAGGGTTATCACATGGGACAGGCTCTCTGGAGGGTATCTACTTCGGGGGGCAAGCGTGAGTGTCTGACTCCCGGTAAGGGTTTCCACCTTACGATGATTTCGCCTGATAAGTCGCTTGTGATTGACAACTTCTCAAACATCAATACACCCGGCGAACTTTCGCTCATCACAACGACCGGTAAGGTCAAGAGTCGTACGCTCGACACCGCGAAGAATCTCTTCGAAGGATACAAGGTACCCACTGTCGAACTTGGCACAATCAAGGCAGCTGACGGCAAGACGGATCTCTACTACAAGATGACTCGTCCTGCCAAGTTGGAAGCCGGTAAGAAATACCCTGTCGTTGTCTATGTGTATGCCGGTCCACACGCACAACTTGTCACAGACAGTTGGCGCAGCCTTCGTATGACTTGGGATAACTACATGGCTCAGCAGGGATATATCGTCTTCACTGTCGATAGCCGAGGCTCTGCCAATAGAGGGATGGGATTTGAGTCCGTCATCCATCGCCAACTCGGTACACCCGAGATGGCAGACCAGATGAAGGGTGTCGAGTTCCTCAAGTCTTTGCCTTATGTCGATGCCGATCGTATCGGTGTACATGGATGGAGCTTCGGAGGCTTCATGACAACTAATCTTATGCTGACACACTCTGATGTGTTCAAGGTCGGTGTCGCCGGAGGCCCTGTCATGGACTGGTCTTTCTACGAGATCATGTACGGCGAACGCTATATGGACACTCCTCAAGACAACCCCGAGGGCTATGCCGCTTCGAACCTCATCAGCCGTGCAGGTGATCTCAAGGGACGTCTTCTCCTCATTCACGGAGATATCGACCCCGTCGTAGTATGGCAGCACTCACTTCTCTTTGTCAAGGCAGCGGTTACTGCAGGCACAATGCCTGACTATATGGTCTACCCCGGTCATGAGCACAATGTCAGGGGTGGGGAGAGGGTACATCTGTACAAGACCATCACCAGATACTTCACTGATCACCTCTAA